From the genome of Ctenopharyngodon idella isolate HZGC_01 chromosome 23, HZGC01, whole genome shotgun sequence, one region includes:
- the nub1 gene encoding NEDD8 ultimate buster 1, producing MDEQHIQARLIALLRQDNIRLWMEPFTTDSGAADLQKIQELALKYAPVTGFTVEDVMSSLETIRSDTSRKDEGNKQFKETSVATLELHLPREGEKKKRKVHLKTKLDITTQELKKQISEEFGFKHFNLILTGKKLALGMRLDEQNVKNNSKIMVLNVSSEEVKSEMREEEEKKRSQDEGVQRTQKGFQILSERDGSEDPATTPFLEIADQKGNPLQIPNDERKALILAMGFHEKGRALMKKRDHSAALCHLLLADEQFNKCNSALLNTVDNYAVLQLDIVWCYQALEQLDCLNDAKQRLARAEECFQRCYGEQKSRLRLIKGHTGGEDVLFLRLYLLQSVLAYHEGNKNQASHKLKEVEDLFRQLCLDPDKIMQLMSLGFSEQDARLGLRACRGDLPKAVEHITQRKKEKKEMKEREREKRRRRLQDINTLVELGYSKRDAARALHQARGDVDKAYNILLDSAELQTSDRQAKLDQLVSYGFPLDVADSMLRLMGDDLEQATQMLLDHQGAVPPELLSPSPPSSSSEEPSTSSDSTVSSSSPLDEELVNEVLEDIPRHEEDYLDVTLDEEQELMIQIKSRLDKQTTSSG from the exons ATGGATGAGCAGCACATTCAGGCTCGGCTGATCGCTCTGCTCAGGCAGGACAACATCCGCCTGTGGATGGAGCCCTTCACGACTGACAGCGGCGCCGCGGACCTTCAGAAGATACAG GAACTGGCTCTTAAATACGCTCCAGTCACTGGCTTTACAGTGGAGGATGTGATGTCATCACTGGAGACCATCAGATCAGACACCAGCAGGAAAGATGAAGGAAATAAACAGTTTAAAGAGACGTCAGTGGCCACGCTAGAGCTCCACCTGCCCAGAGAAGGAGAG aaaaagaaaaggaaagttcATTTAAAAACCAAACTGGACATCACCACCCAAGAGCTGAAGAAACA GATAAGTGAGGAGTTTGGATTCAAACACTTTAACCTGATTTTGACTGGAAAGAAACTGGCTCTAG GGATGAGGCTCGATGAACAGAACGTGAAGAACAACAGTAAGATCATGGTGCTGAACGTGTCCTCGGAGGAGGTGAAGAGTGAAATGCgggaggaagaggagaagaAACGCAGTCAGGATGAAGGAGTGCAGAGGACACAGAAGGGTTTCCAGATCCTGTCGGAGAGAG ATGGGAGTGAAGATCCAGCCACAACCCCGTTTTTAGAGATCGCAGATCAGAAAGGAAATCCACTCCAGATCCCTAATGACGAGAGGAAG GCTCTGATCCTGGCGATGGGTTTCCATGAGAAAGGTCGAGCTCTGATGAAGAAGAGAGACCACAGCGCTGCTCTGTGTCACCTGCTCCTCGCAGACGAACAGTTCAA TAAGTGCAACTCTGCGCTGCTGAACACGGTGGATAATTACGCCGTCCTGCAGCTGGATATCGTGTGGTGTTACCAGGCGCTGGAGCAGCTGGACTGTCTGAACGACGCCAAACAGAGACTGGCTCGAGCTGAGGAGTGTTTCCAGAGGTGCTACGGAGAGCAGAAGAGCCGACTGCGTCTCATCAAG GGCCACACCGGAGGAGAAGACGTGCTGTTTCTGAGGCTGTACCTCCTTCAGAGTGTGCTGGCTTACCACGAAGGCAACAAGAACCAAGCCTCTCACAAGCTCAAAGAA GTTGAGGATCTGTTCCGTCAGTTGTGTCTGGACCCTGACAAGATCATGCAGCTGATGAGTTTGGGCTTCTCTGAGCAGGACGCTCGACTGGGTTTGAGAGCCTGTCGAGGAGACTTACCGAAGGCCGTGGAGCACATCACACAGAGGAAGAAG GAGAAGAAGGAGATGAAGGAGAGAGAGCGTGAGAAGAGGAGACGGCGTCTGCAGGACATCAACACGCTGGTGGAGCTGGGCTACAGTAAGAGAGACGCGGCCAGAGCCCTGCATCAGGCCAGAGGAGACGTGGACAAGGCCTACAAC ATTCTGTTGGACAGCGCTGAACTTCAGACTTCAGACAGACAGGCTAAACTGGATCAG ctgGTGTCGTATGGCTTTCCGCTGGACGTGGCAGATTCGATGCTGAGGCTCATGGGAGATGATCTGGAGCAGGCCACACAGATGCTGCTGGATCACCAGGGTGCCGTTCCTCCTGAACTCCTGTCGCCCTCTCCTCCATCATCCTCCTCAGAGGAGCCCAGCACCTCCTCCGACTCCACCG TCTCAAGTTCTAGTCCTCTGGACGAGGAGCTGGTGAACGAGGTTCTGGAGGACATTCCCAGACATGAAGAAGACTATCTGGACGTCACGCTGGACGAGGAGCAGGAACTCATGATCCAGATCAAATCCCGTCTGGACAAACAGACCACATCCTCCGGATGA
- the xylb gene encoding xylulose kinase, with protein sequence MAEAADSCFLGFDFSTQQLKVVAIDGKLEVVHQSSVQFDSELPEFRTHGGVHIHEDQLTVTSPALMWVKALDVLLEKMRNAGFDFSRVKAVSGSGQSSGLYLKA encoded by the exons atggctgaagcagcagatTCTTGTTTTCTAGGGTTTGATTTCAGCACGCAACAG CTGAAAGTGGTCGCTATTGATGGAAAGCTTGAGGTTGTTCATCAGAGCAGCGTTCAGTTTGACAGCGAGCTGCCGGAGTTCAG gacTCATGGAGGAGTTCATATCCATGAAGACCAGCTGACGGTCACGTCTCCAGCGCTCATGTGGGTGAAG GCGCTTGATGTTCTCCTGGAGAAAATGAGGAACGCTGGGTTTGACTTCTCTCGAGTGAAGGCCGTCTCAGGCAGTGGACAG TCTAGTGGTTTATATCTGAAAGCATAA